ttccatccatccatccatccttccttccttgacaggatgtttaagggttaactgtGGTCTTCTCTCCTCAGactggttccttccttccatccttccttccttgacaggatgtttaagggttaactgtGGTCTTGTCTCCTCAGACtggttccctccttccttccttccttccttccttccttgacaggatgtttaagggttaactgtGGTCTTGTCTCCTCAGACTGGTTCCTTCCCTCTGAGCCCAAACTGTTCCGCAGCGTTTGGAAAAGGTACGAAACCGAAACTCGTCACGTAGAACtcagaatgaaatgaaatgactaaagcttcctcccatccttccttccttcctttccttcctcccttcctctctccttccttccttccttcgacgATGTGGATCAGGTTGAACCAGCTTCCCGGGAAGACGGAGGACCTGGTCCAGAGGATGCTGACGGTCAGACCTGCGGACCGGATCTCAGCGCAGGACTCTCTGAGACACCCGTACTTCAGCACGCTGCCGGCTCCCATCATGCACCTGAGAGACAGTaagagcttccttccttccttccttccttccttccttccttcctgcctgctcCCATCATGCACCTGAGAGACAGTaagagcttccttccttccttccttccttccttccttccttccttccttccttcctgcctgctcCCATCATGCACCTGAGAGACAGTAAGAgcctcatccttccttccttcctcccttccatccttccttcctcctttacttccttcttcctcccttccatcctttctctgtccttctttccttccttcctctcctttccttccttccttcctcttttccttccttcttcctcccttccatccttccttcatcctttccttccttccttccttcctcttttccttctgtccttctttcctctctccatccttccttcctcctttccttccttcttcctcccttccatcctaccttccatccttcctctgtccttctttccatccttccttcctcctttccttccttcttcctcccttccatcctaccttccatccttcctctgtccttctttccatccttccttcctcctttccttccttcttcctcccttccatcctaccttccatccttcctctgtccttctttccttccttcctctcctttccttccttccccctcagACTGAAGGCATGTTTGATGTGTTTCAGCCGTTTCCATCTTCAAGGTTCCGGGGGTCCGTCTGGAGACGGAGGTCCGAGACGTTTTCAACCCGGGACGTAAAGTCAGACCATCTCTGCTGCCTGGAGCCAAGTGCTGGTGAGCCGAGGGCCGAACCCCCCCCGATGGGCCCCAACCCCCCCAAACCTCCCCAATGGGCCTGAACATCCCCGATGGGCCCCAACCCCCCCCAAACCTCCCCAATGGGCCTGAACACCCCCGATGGGCCCGAACCTCCGTCAAACCCCCCAAAtgggcccccccccccccccccccccccgatggGCCCGAACCTCCGTCAAACCCCCCAAATGGgccccaaacccccccccccccccgatggGACGCTCAGCTCCTCCAGGTCTGATACGGGTTGAAACGTTTCtctgatgaaaaatgtttttatagctGAAGATCATTTattaactcttcttcttcttcttcttcttcttcttcttctgcttcttcttcttctgcttcttcttcttcttctgcttcttcttcttcttcttcttcttcttcttcttctgcttcttcttcttcttctgcttctgcttcttcttcttcttctgcttcttctgcttcttcttcttcttcttcttcttcttcttctgcttcttcttcttcttcttctccttcttcttcttctccttcttcttcttctgcttcttcttctccttcttcttcttctgcttcttcttctccttcttcttctcctgcttcttcttctcctgcttcttcttctcctgcttcttcttcttcttctccttcttcttctccttcttcttcttctccttcttcttcttctgcttcttcttctccttcttcttcttctgcttcttcttcttcttcttctccttcttcttctccttctccttcttctcctccttcttcttcttctccttcttcttcttctccttcttctccttcttcttctccttcttcttctccttcttcttcttcttctggtgttTGATGTGAACCAGCTGAGTCACGTCTACGTTTCTGTTTAAtggaaattaaaatgtttatatttaaaaacaataaaaagtttCTGAGTTTTAGTTtcatacagtaaagtactagtacctctaactgtactacagtaaagtactagtacctctaactgtactacagtaaagtaccttTTGCAGTGACTTTTTCTAACttgttgaacacacacacacacacacacacacacacacacacagagcagatggggggggggtactGGTGTGTTGGGGGTCTTCAGCTGTAAAGGaatctccttcctccccccatTTAGCCTGCAGGGATCATTAGCATACTTCCCCCGTGCCCgaccccccctccacacacacacacatacacatacacacacatacacatacacacacatacacacacacacatacatacacacacacacacacacacacacacacacacacacacacacacacacccagtgaAACTGAACCCAGTTGAGGCCCATCAGGAGGTTTAGCATCAACAACAGCCTGCAGCTCCAGTCAGCTCTAACATACAGCATACCTGTTATTAAAGGGCTGCTCCCTGTGctccctgaacacacacacacacacacacacacacacacacacaaacacacacacacacacacacacacacacacacacacacacacactggtcatCAAACCTCACTTCATCATAAAGTTATTAAATCAACTTTTCACTCAGAAATAAAAACGTGCTAGCTGAGTGACATCACACCAGTCCTCGTAATCACGTCACGTTATCGGCTTTATTACAAAAACACAGGCTCAATTATTACGCTATCGGATGTTTTTACGTTAGCAGATGTTTTTACACGTTATCGGCTGTTATTTACGTTATCGGATGTTTTTACGCTATGGGATGTTTTTACGCTATGGGATGTTTTTACGCTATGGGATGTTTTTACGTTATCGGCTGTTATTTACGTTATCGGATGTTTTTACGTTATGGAATGTTTTTACGTCATCGGCTGTTATTTACGTTAGCGTTTGTTTTTACGTTAACGGATGTTTTTACGTTATCAGATGTTTTTACGTTAGCGGTTGTTTTTACGTTATCGGATGTTTTTACATTATCAGCTGTTATTTACGTTATCGGATGTGTTTTACGTTATCTGCTGTTTTTACGTTATCAGATGTTATTTACGTTATCGGATGTTATTTACGCTATCGGATGTTTTTACGTTATCGGATGTTTTTACGCTATCGAATGTTTTTACGTTATCGGCTGTTATTTACGTTATCGGCTGTTTATCGGCTGTTTTTACGTTATCGGATGTTTTTACGTTATCAGCTGTTTTTACATTATCAGCTGTTTTTACGTTAACGGCTGTTTTTACGTCATCGGCTGTTTTTACGTTATCAGATGTTATTTACGCTATCGGATGTTTTTACGTTATCGGATGTTTTTTACGTTATGGGATGTTTTTTACGTTATGGGATGTTATCACGTTATCGGCTGTTTTTACGCTATGGGATGTTTTTACGTTATCAGCTGTTTTTACGTTATGGGATGTTTTTTACGTTATGGGATGTTTTTTACGTTATGGGATGTTATCACGTTATCGGCTGTTTTTACGTTATGGGATGTTTTTACGTTATCGGCTGTTTTTACGTTATCAGAAGTTTTTACGTCATcggctgttattacgttatcggatGTTTTTACGTTATCGGATGTTTTTACATTATCGGCTGTTTTTACATTATCGGCTGTTTTTACGTTAACTGCTGTTTTGACGTTATCGgatgttattacgttatcggatGTTTTTACATTATCAGCTGTTTTTACGTTAACGGCTGTTTTTACGTTATCGGATGTTTTTACGTCATCGGCTGTTATTTACGTTATCAGATGTTATTTACGTTATCAGATGTTTTTACGTTAGCGGATGTTTTTACGTTATGGGATGTTTTTACgttatcagctgtttttaagGTTATCGGCTGTTTTTACACGTTATGGGATGTTTTTACGTTAGCGGCTGTTTTTACACGTTATGGGATGTTTTTACGTTATCGGCTGTTTTTACGTTATCAGAAGTTTTTACGTCATcggctgttattacgttatcggctgttTTTACGTTATCGGATGTTTTTACATTATCGGATGTTTTTACATTATCGGCTGTTTTTACGTTAACGGCTGTTTTTACGTTAACGGCTGTTTTTACGTTATCGGATGTTATTTACGTTATCTGCTGTTTTTACGTTAGCGGCTGTTTTTATGTTATCAGCTGTTTTTACATTATCTGCTGTTTTTACGTTATCAGCTGTTTTTACGTTATCGGCTGATGATAAGATTTAAAAAGGTTTATAATCTCATCTTTAATGAATGTAGCTAGCATTAATGTATGCTAAGTTAACTTTGCTAACGAGTATTTCTGTATTGAAACTTTTCTTTCGGAAAGTTTTCTGTAAcgagttttttgtttttgttattttaaagttttatttttctctgaattCATCGTAGGCTTCTTTtcgtgtttgttttcttttattcattttatttaaatttcattaaaatttaaataaaagacaaaagaagtcGAGCGagcgtttgattgacaggaagtgaagcgACGGCGACGTTCGATTGATCGTAAAGATAAAAGAGAATTTACTGAAGCGTCTTTTTGTCATGAATAAATTAAAGATGCTGAAAAGCCTTTGATCACTTttactgtctctcttttttatctgtgtgtgtgtgtgtgtgtgtgtgtgtgtgtgtgttagtgtgtgtgtgtgtgtgtgtgtgttagtgtgtgtgtgtgtgtgtattagtgtgtattttaaccctcgtgtcggcctcccgggtcaaattgaccccgtctcttttgactgttccttccctctttctttccttctttccttccttattcctttcttaccttccttccttactcccttccttccttccctccttccttccttcctccctccctccttactcctttccttccttacttccttctctccttccctccttcctccctccctccttactcctttccttccttccttcctcccttccttgacccgaggacgacaggagggttaaatgttcTACTTTAGTAGACAGCTGGGTGAACAGGAAGTTAACAGGAAGTTAACAGgaggtaaacaggaagtggtctCCCGTTTGATTGACGCGTCCAAGCTGTGAGGCGTTCAATGACCCGACGAGTTCATAGGAGAGAGAAACAACACATCGGTTTATTTTCAGCAGTTTGAGAAAAAATGATTTAcagctctgcacacacacacacacacacacacacacacacacacacacacacacacacacacacacatacacacacacacacacacacacacacctgaggtcACAGAGGTTTACTATGTGTAGTTCCTGTGGAGAGGTCAACAAGAGGTCAGTCTGGGCGGGTGGAGGAGCTTCNNNNNNNNNNNNNNNNNNNNNNNNNNNNNNNNNNNNNNNNNNNNNNNNNNNNNNNNNNNNNNNNNNNNNNNNNNNNNNNNNNNNNNNNNNNNNNNNNNNNNNNNNNNNNNNNNNNNNNNNNNNNNNNNNNNNNNNNNNNNNNNNNNNNNNNNNNNNNNNNNNNNNNNNNNNNNNNNNNNNNNNNNNNNNNNNNNNNNNNNNNNNNNNNNNNNNNNNNNNNNNNNNNNNNNNNNNNNNNNNNNNNNNNNNNNNNNNNNNNNNNNNNNNNNNNNNNNNNNNNNNNNNNNNNNNNNNNNNNNNNNNNNNNNNNNNNNNNNNNNNNNNNNNNNNNNNNNNNNNNNNNNNNNNNNNNNNNNNNNNNNNNNNNNNNNNNNNNNNNNNNNNNNNNNNNNNNNNNNNNNNNNNNNNNNNNNNNNNNNNNNNNNNNNNNNNNNNNNNNNNNNNNNNNNNNNNNNNNNNNNNNNNNNNNNNNNNNNNNNNNNNNNNNNNNNNNNNNNNNNATCTGTAaggctgcagaagaagaagttggtggggttgtgggggggggggggcagcctTTATACACAGACTGAATGAAGAAGCTCATTGTGTATGACAGAAAGTTTTAGTCTCAGTATTTAGAGTTAGTCAAGAGTTTACCGTAAAAAGTTGTTGCagctgtgcccccccccccctcctcctcctcctcctccccaccatCTGATCATCACCTCCCCCACCTCACTACaccggggagggggggggggtctggttttacttcaacaGCACTTTCGGCTTTCTGTGGAatgtaaggaggaggaggagaagaagaagaggaggaagagggggaggaagaagaagaggaggaggaggaagagggggaggaagaggaggaggaggaagaggaggaagaagaggaggaagaggaaggagaagaagacgaggaggaagaggaggagaagaagaaagatgaagaagaggaggaagagggggaggaggagagtctctccctctctctctctctctctctccctctctctctctcttctgtctctctctctctctctctgtctctctctctctctctctctctctgtctctctctctctctctctctgtctctctctctctctctctctttatggaTGTGAGCGGGCGAGCgaggcgatgacatcatcagcagcagcttttCCTGTCTCAGTCCTTTAAAGGCGTTCTGCTGTCGCTGCTGTTAGTGTTTAGCGCCTCACTGTTTACACCAGCTTCacattcttcttctcctcctcctcctcatcctcctcctcctcttcctcatcctcctcctcctcatcctcctcttcctcctcctcctcctcctcatcctcctcctcctcctcctcctcttcctcctcctcctcctccctcttcctcctcctcctcttcctcctcctcctcctccctcctcatcctcctcctcttctcctcctcctcctcctcctctttctcctcctcctcctcctcttcctcccctccttcttcttcctcctcctcctccttcatattcaaataaagcaggggtgtcaaacatgcggcccgtgggccagctacggcccgccgaggggtgcaatccggcccactttccatACAGtgttctcttccttccttccatctgtccttccttccttccttcccctttcttcattccttccttccttccttccttccttccttcattccatctgtccttccttccttctccttccttccatctgtccatccttccttctgtccttccttcctttcttcccctttcttcattccttccttccttccttccatctgtccatccttccttctgtcctttcttcctttcttccttccttccttccttccatctgtccttccttcctttcttcctctgtccttccttccatctgtccttccttccttccttccttcctccctttcgtccatctgtccttccttccttcctcccttccttccttctgtccagcTCGTTAGCAGCAGGAAGTTTCTGTGTCACATGACTCTGATCCTGCGCGGTTGCCATAGCGATCAACGCCGTGTTACGATGACGTGAAAACTTTGGtcagaataaaaaaatgaaacgtTCGGGTTCGTGTGGCTTCGTCTGTTCGTCGTGAGCGGTTGCCACGGTTACGGGTCAGACCTCgatctgacttcctgtttcatatTTAGTTATTGATGAATCTTCATTTCACAGActggacttcttcttcttcttcttctgctggttTAACGGCAGCAGACAGACGGACGGAGGAATGTGTCCAGATACTCTGTccgctgacctctgacctttgacctctgacctttgacctctgagcTGCAGAGTTTTACAGCTCCGGACAAACGGACTCCATAATGTTCGTATTTATAGCCGAGTCACTGCGGAGGTATGTGGAGCCAACATGGCCGCCGTGATGGAGCCCAAACTCCTCAGCTGTtgccgagtgtgtgtgtgtgtgtgtgagtgtgtgtttctgagtgttgtgtgtgtgtgtgtgagtgtgtgtttctgagtgtgtgtgtgtgtgtgagtgtgtgtgtgtgtgtgagtgagtgtgtgtgtctgtgagtgtgtgtttctgagtgtgagtgtgtatgtgagtgtgtgtgtgtgtgtgagtgtgtgtttctgagtgtgtgtgtgtgtgagtgagtgtgtgtgtgtgagtgtgtgtttctgagtgtgtgtgtgtgtgagtgtgtgtgtgtctgtgagtgtgtgtttctgagtgtgagtgtgtatgtgagtgtgtgtgtgtgtctgtgagtgtgagtgtgtgtgtttctgagtgtgtgtgtgtgtgcgtgtgtgtgtgagtgagtgagagtgtgtgtgtgtgtgtttctgagtgtgtgtgtgagtgtgtgagtgtgtgtgtgtttctgagtgtgaggtgtgtatgtgagtgtgtgtgagtgtgtgtgtgtgtgtgagtgagtgtgtgagtgtgtgtgtgtgtgtgagtgtgtgtgtgtgtgtgtgtgtgagtgtgtgtgtgtgtgtgagtgtgtgtttctgagtgtgagtgtgtatgtgagtgtgtgtgtgtgtgtgtgtgtgtgtgtgtgtgagtgtgtgagtgtgtgtgcatgtgtgtgtgtgtgtgtgtgtgtgagtgtgtatgtgagtgtgtgtgtgtgtgtgtgtgtgtgtgtgtgtgagtgagtgtgtgtgcatgtgtgtgtgtgtgtgtgtgagtgagtgagtgagtgtgtgtgtgtgtgtgtgagtgagtgtgtgtgtctgtgagtgtgagtgtgtgtgtgagtgtgtgtgtgagtgtgtgtttctgagtgtgtgtgtgtgtgtgagtgtgtgtgtgtgtgagtgagtgtatgtgtgtctgtgagtgtgtgtttctgagtgtgagtgtgtatgtgtgtgtgtgtgtgtgtgtgtgagtgtgtgtttctgagtgtgagtgtgtatgtgagtgcgtgtgtgtgagtgtgtgtttctgagtgtgtgtgtgtgtgtgtgtgtgagtgtgtgagtgagtgtgtgtgcgtgtgtgtgtgtgtgtgagtgagtgagtgagtgcgtgtgtgtgagtgtgtgtttctgagtgtgtgtgtgtgtgtgagtgtgtgagtgagtgtgtgtgcgtgtgtgtgtgtgtgtgtgagtgagtgagtgagtgtgtgtgtgtgtgtgtgtgttagcgtgtgtgtgtgcgtgtgtgtgaatgtgtgtgtgtgtgtgtgagtgagtgagtgtgtgtgcgtgtgtgtgtgtgtgtgtgtgagagagtgtgtgtgtgcgtgtgtgtgaatgtgtgtgtgtgtgtgtgagtgtgtatgtgtgtgtgtgtgtgagtgtgtgagtgtgtgtgtgtgtgtgtgcgtgtgtgtgtgtgtgtgagtgagtgagtgagtgtgtgtgtgtgtgtgtgtgttagcgtgtgtgtgtgcgtgtgtgtgaatgtgtgtgtgtgtgtgtgagtgtgtatgtgagtgtgtgtgtgtgtgtgtgtgagtgtgtgttagtgtgcttGCGTgcgtgttaatgtgtgtgtgtaaataaactttaaatgtgaCAGTTTGTAAAGTTGATTTGAACACTGGAGAAAATAAATCAGACTtcgttttctttccttccttccttcctcccttccttctttacttcctcctttctttccttccttccttcctccctcccttccttctttacttcctcctttctttccttctttccttcctccctccttccttcgtttccttctttccttcagaAACAGTAACACATGATGAATCTCTGAGTTGTAACTCTTTGATTCTTTTAATGAACTTggatttaaaatactttattgttctctgtctctttacTTTCCACTATGTTCCTCAGCTTTTAGACTAGTATTGATGAGTATTGATGAGTATTAATAGGACAGTTTGAGGTATTAATACTCAGGTGTGAGTGTAGTGAGCAGTAGTGAACAGTATAGATGTACAGTGAGGTGTTTAAGGCGCTCAGGAACTCAGACTTCATGAATCTTTGCAGCATGTTAAACATTTTCTCTTGTCAGGTCACTTTTCAGACCGCAGCTCTGTCTCTGTAGCTCCAAGCCCCGCCCCCTCACCTACCGCGACCAATCAGCGGCGAGAAGGGCGAGGAAACAAAGCCTCTGATTGGACGGGAGCCGGCAGCGGAGGCGAGTTTCAAGGCGCCCCGTGAGAGAGGCGGTGACCGGCGGGGGGCTCCTGGAAACCGGCCCGGACTGATTCCTGTGCTCAGTCCTGCAGAGCTCACAGAGGAAACATGTCGGACTGAAACAAGCTTCTCACCAACAAAGAAAAGTTTGTGGACGCTTTCATTGAGAGAAAAGATCCTCTGAGTTTGTTTCTTTACGGATTTCTTTACATCTGGACGAGAAGAAATGACTTTGGGTGATTCTGGTCTCAGCTTCAGTTCAGAGACTCTGAGTTTGGATCTGAAgctttttaaagtgtttctaCATGAAACAGAGAGACCTGAACTCACCAGCCTGGATTCAGAAAGAACTGGACTATGAACACATCCTGAAATCCGACAtctagttgtgtagttgtggaATATGAAGGCAGGAATGCAGCAGTGAAGACCCTCAGCAGCAGGACTTACctccttcatttattttctttggctTCAGTGAACAGTTGGAGAGTCTCTGCTAGTTTGTGGAAACTACTTTTTTCCTGCCTCTGGGGTTTACATGATCCATGATGGCGGTGGGGAGAACCTGGCGGTGGGTTTGGGTCTGTGCTCTGACTGCTGCGCTGCTCTTCCAGCGGTGTTACAGTCAGTATGAGAAGGGGATTTCCATCCCAGAGCACGGCTTCTGCCAACCCATCTCTATCCCCCTCTGCACCGACATCGCCTACAACCAGACCATCATGCCCAACCTCCTGGGTCACACCAACCAGGAGGATGCAGGGCTGGAGGTGCACCAGTTTTACCCACTGGTCAAAGTCCAGTGCTCCATGGACCTGAAGTTCTTCCTGTGCTCCATGTACGCACCGGTCTGCACAGTTCTGGAGCAGGCCATCCCACCCTGCAGGTCTCTGTGTGAGCGGGCTCGACAGGGCTGTGAGGCGCTGATGAATAAATTTGGCTTCCAGTGGCCAGAGAGACTTCGCTGTGAGAACTTCCCCGTCCATGGCGGCGGAGAGATCTGCGTGGGTCAGAACACAACCGACACAGATGGCCCCGCCTCAGACCCAACCCCCAACCTTCACGAGCTTGTGACTTTGCCGCCGCACTTTCGGCACAACCATCCCTTCTCCTGCCCCCTGCAGCTCCAGGTGCCCCCCTACCTCAATTACCACTTCCTGGGGGTGAAGGACTGCGGCGCCCCCTGTGAGGTCTCCAAGCCCAGTGGACTGATGTATTTCCGTGAGGAGGAATTAAAGTTTGGTCGGCTCTGGGTCGGGACCTGGTCCATCCTGTGCAGTGTGAGCACCCTCTTCACCGTCCTCACCTACCTGGTGGACATGAGACGGTTTCGGTACCCAGAGAGACCCATCATCTTCCTGTCTGGCTGCTACTTCATGGTGGCGGTGGCGTACGCCGCCGGCTTCCTGCTGCAGGATAAAGTGGTGTGTGTCGATAAGTTCAAGGATGATGGATACAAGATGGTGGCTCAGGGCACCAAGAAAGAAGGTTGCACCATCCTGTTCATGATCCTGTACTTCTTCGGCATGGCGAGCTCCATCTGGTGGGTCATCCTGTCACTCACCTGGTTCCTGTCAGCAGGGATGAAGTGGGGTCATGAGGCCATCGAGGCTAACTCTCAGTATTTCCACTTGGCAGCGTGGGCGGTGCCAGCAGTGAAGACCATCACCATCCTCGCCATGGGGCAGGTGGACGGCGACCTGCTGACCGGTGTGTGTTATGTGGGAATCTACAACGTGGACGCTCTGCGGGGCTTCGTCCTGGCGCCGCTGTTCGTCTACCTCTTCATTGGCACTTCCTTCCTGCTGGCGGGCTTCGTGTCACTCTTCCGCATCCGCACCGTCATGAAGCAAGACGGCAGCAAG
The sequence above is drawn from the Scomber japonicus isolate fScoJap1 chromosome 24, fScoJap1.pri, whole genome shotgun sequence genome and encodes:
- the LOC128354260 gene encoding frizzled-7-like encodes the protein MMAVGRTWRWVWVCALTAALLFQRCYSQYEKGISIPEHGFCQPISIPLCTDIAYNQTIMPNLLGHTNQEDAGLEVHQFYPLVKVQCSMDLKFFLCSMYAPVCTVLEQAIPPCRSLCERARQGCEALMNKFGFQWPERLRCENFPVHGGGEICVGQNTTDTDGPASDPTPNLHELVTLPPHFRHNHPFSCPLQLQVPPYLNYHFLGVKDCGAPCEVSKPSGLMYFREEELKFGRLWVGTWSILCSVSTLFTVLTYLVDMRRFRYPERPIIFLSGCYFMVAVAYAAGFLLQDKVVCVDKFKDDGYKMVAQGTKKEGCTILFMILYFFGMASSIWWVILSLTWFLSAGMKWGHEAIEANSQYFHLAAWAVPAVKTITILAMGQVDGDLLTGVCYVGIYNVDALRGFVLAPLFVYLFIGTSFLLAGFVSLFRIRTVMKQDGSKTEKLEKLMVRIGVFSVLYTVPATIVIACYFYEQAFRPQWERTWHMQTCKRFAVPCPAGNFAPMTPDFTVLMIKYLMTMIVGITSGFWIWSEKTLQSWCRFYKRLSNNNQGETTV